The Erythrobacter sp. Alg231-14 genome has a segment encoding these proteins:
- the bioB gene encoding biotin synthase BioB, which produces MSTIRNDWTRDEIATLFNLPFTELLFQAASVHRENHPPEQIQLCTLLSIKTGGCPEDCGYCSQSVKADSGVEATKLMDVQAVLQRAAQAKDAGSQRFCMGAAWRNPKDRDMPAIVEIVKGVSDMGLETCMTLGMLEPHQADMLAEAGLDYYNHNIDSSPEYYERVISTRDFQCRLDTLDHVRKSGINVCSGGIVGMGETRDDRVGFIHTLATLEAHPESVPVNALVPVKGTVLGDMLADTPMAKIDDIEFVRTVAVARITMPMSMVRLSAGRESMSEATQALCFLAGANSIFTGDKLLTAPNAGDDSDGALFAKLGLTALQQEEPARAMANGTLAQQNTVSEPAE; this is translated from the coding sequence ATGAGCACCATCCGCAACGATTGGACCCGCGATGAAATCGCGACCCTTTTCAATCTGCCCTTCACAGAGCTGTTGTTTCAAGCGGCCAGCGTCCACCGCGAGAACCATCCGCCGGAGCAAATCCAACTGTGCACGCTGCTGTCGATCAAGACCGGCGGTTGCCCCGAAGATTGCGGATATTGCTCTCAGTCGGTGAAAGCCGATAGCGGCGTTGAAGCGACCAAGTTGATGGATGTTCAGGCGGTGTTGCAACGCGCGGCGCAGGCCAAGGATGCGGGAAGCCAGCGGTTCTGCATGGGCGCAGCATGGCGCAATCCGAAAGACCGCGACATGCCCGCGATTGTAGAGATCGTTAAAGGCGTTAGCGACATGGGGCTGGAAACCTGCATGACGCTTGGCATGTTGGAGCCGCATCAGGCCGACATGCTCGCCGAAGCGGGCCTCGACTATTACAACCACAACATCGACAGCAGCCCAGAATATTATGAGCGGGTGATTTCTACACGCGATTTTCAATGCCGCCTTGATACGTTGGATCACGTCCGCAAATCGGGCATCAATGTGTGCAGCGGCGGGATCGTCGGTATGGGCGAAACACGCGATGATCGGGTGGGCTTCATCCACACGCTCGCCACGTTGGAGGCGCATCCCGAAAGCGTGCCGGTCAACGCGTTGGTTCCGGTAAAAGGCACTGTTTTGGGCGATATGCTCGCCGACACGCCGATGGCAAAGATCGACGATATCGAATTTGTTCGCACGGTCGCGGTCGCGCGCATCACGATGCCGATGAGCATGGTCCGGCTTTCTGCGGGCCGCGAAAGCATGAGCGAAGCGACGCAGGCATTGTGCTTCCTGGCGGGTGCGAACTCGATCTTTACCGGCGACAAATTGCTCACCGCGCCCAATGCGGGTGATGACAGCGATGGGGCTCTGTTTGCGAAACTGGGCCTAACCGCTCTGCAGCAGGAGGAACCCGCGCGTGCTATGGCGAACGGCACCCTTGCACAACAAAACACGGTTAGCGAGCCCGCCGAGTGA
- a CDS encoding DMT family transporter, whose protein sequence is MNLSTDTFAALALLMFLSGIGIPIMATLNGGLGAQLGSPIAACLILLGVAAVIAGNLMLFTGNVPAAQSFTLDRPILYLGGAFFLFYILSITWAGPKMGIGNAVFFVLLGQLVAAAAIDHYGLWGAIKTEITVRRIAGIMLMAAGVYLARKTT, encoded by the coding sequence ATGAACCTTTCCACTGACACATTCGCCGCGCTCGCTCTGCTGATGTTTTTATCGGGCATCGGCATCCCCATTATGGCCACATTAAACGGCGGGTTGGGCGCCCAACTGGGCAGCCCGATTGCCGCTTGCCTGATCTTGCTTGGGGTTGCCGCAGTGATTGCCGGCAATTTGATGCTTTTTACAGGTAATGTCCCTGCCGCGCAAAGCTTCACGTTAGACAGGCCCATCCTCTATTTGGGCGGGGCATTTTTCCTGTTCTATATCCTCTCGATCACATGGGCAGGGCCAAAGATGGGGATCGGTAACGCGGTATTCTTCGTGTTGCTTGGCCAATTGGTGGCCGCAGCGGCGATTGATCACTATGGCCTATGGGGCGCGATCAAAACAGAAATCACGGTGCGCCGTATCGCTGGCATCATGTTGATGGCAGCAGGCGTGTATCTGGCAAGGAAGACGACATGA
- the scpA gene encoding methylmalonyl-CoA mutase → MTEKPTPADWKALADKESKGRDLTWETPEGFAIKPLYTKDDHADFDAGLPGFAPFTRGVKASMYAGRPWTIRQYAGFSTAEESNAFYRRNLAAGQKGLSVAFDLATHRGYDSDHERVTGDVGKAGVAIDTVADMQILFDQIPLDTMSVSMTMNGAVIPILAFYIVAGERQGVSAEKLSGTIQNDILKEFMVRNTYIYPPEPSMRIVSDIIAYTSANMPKFNSISISGYHMHEAGATAVQELAFTIADGKEYAEKAMATGLDIDAFAGRLSFFFGIGMNFFMEIAKLRAARTLWYNVMDGLGAKSDRSKMLRTHCQTSGVSLQEQDPYNNVMRTTIEAMAATLGGTQSLHTNALDEAIALPTDFSARIARNTQLVLQEESGITNVVDPLGGSHYIEALTATLVEEAEKLIAEVDAAGGMTAYVATGAPKAAIERAAAEKQTGIDKGETVIVGVNKYQLAKEEQIDTLDIDNAAVRKSQIERIAKVREGRDEAACQAALQALAEAAAANPATHREAVASGRDENGIPLPPSKIAELEKMADVNLLGKAVEAARHDATLGEISAAMEQTFGRHDATPKPVSGVYKTAYEFDQRWAQVTGGVDAVERRLGRKPRIMVAKMGQDGHDRGANVIASAFADMGFEVVSGPLFQTPEETRDMALRKDVDVVGASSLAAGHKTLIPELIRLLKEAGRGDIKVTAGGVIPPQDYDFLREAGVQGIYGPGSNVVECAADILTLLGHNMPPLGEGLDEAAE, encoded by the coding sequence AAGGGGCGCGACCTTACCTGGGAAACACCAGAAGGTTTCGCGATCAAGCCGCTTTATACCAAGGACGACCACGCGGATTTTGATGCCGGGCTACCCGGATTTGCGCCGTTCACCCGCGGCGTAAAAGCGTCAATGTATGCGGGGCGGCCATGGACGATCCGGCAATATGCGGGTTTCTCCACGGCGGAAGAATCCAACGCATTTTATCGCCGCAATCTGGCTGCGGGGCAAAAGGGGCTATCGGTAGCCTTCGATCTCGCGACGCACCGGGGTTATGATAGCGATCACGAACGCGTCACCGGCGATGTTGGTAAAGCCGGCGTGGCGATCGACACGGTCGCTGATATGCAGATCCTGTTCGATCAAATTCCGCTCGACACGATGTCGGTTTCTATGACGATGAACGGCGCGGTTATTCCTATCCTCGCATTCTATATCGTCGCAGGCGAACGTCAGGGTGTGAGCGCGGAGAAGCTTTCGGGCACGATCCAGAACGACATCTTAAAAGAGTTCATGGTTCGGAACACTTACATCTATCCGCCCGAACCCAGCATGCGGATTGTTTCGGATATCATCGCATACACATCGGCCAACATGCCGAAATTCAACAGCATTTCCATCAGCGGCTATCACATGCACGAAGCCGGGGCGACAGCGGTTCAAGAGCTCGCCTTTACCATCGCGGATGGCAAGGAATACGCCGAAAAAGCGATGGCGACAGGCCTTGATATTGATGCGTTTGCTGGCCGACTTTCATTCTTTTTCGGGATCGGCATGAACTTCTTCATGGAGATCGCCAAGCTGCGCGCCGCGCGCACGTTGTGGTATAATGTGATGGACGGTTTGGGCGCGAAATCAGACCGGTCCAAAATGCTGCGCACACACTGTCAGACCAGCGGCGTGTCGTTGCAGGAACAAGATCCATACAACAACGTGATGCGCACCACGATTGAGGCTATGGCCGCAACATTGGGCGGAACCCAATCGCTGCACACCAACGCATTGGATGAAGCCATCGCGCTGCCGACGGACTTCTCCGCTCGCATCGCCCGGAACACGCAATTGGTCCTGCAAGAGGAAAGCGGCATCACCAATGTCGTCGATCCCTTAGGTGGATCGCACTATATTGAAGCGTTGACCGCGACACTGGTTGAAGAGGCGGAAAAACTGATTGCAGAAGTCGATGCAGCTGGCGGCATGACCGCATACGTTGCGACCGGCGCGCCCAAGGCCGCGATTGAGCGCGCGGCGGCGGAGAAACAAACCGGTATCGACAAAGGCGAAACTGTTATCGTCGGCGTGAACAAATATCAGCTCGCCAAGGAAGAGCAGATCGACACGCTCGACATCGACAACGCCGCCGTGCGCAAAAGTCAGATCGAACGCATCGCCAAAGTGCGCGAAGGTCGCGATGAAGCCGCATGTCAGGCGGCGTTGCAGGCATTGGCTGAGGCGGCGGCTGCGAACCCGGCGACCCACCGCGAAGCCGTCGCAAGCGGTCGAGATGAAAACGGCATTCCATTGCCTCCATCAAAAATCGCCGAACTTGAAAAGATGGCCGACGTCAATCTGTTGGGCAAAGCGGTGGAGGCCGCGCGCCACGATGCGACATTGGGCGAAATTTCGGCGGCGATGGAACAGACATTTGGCCGTCACGACGCAACACCAAAACCGGTGAGCGGGGTTTACAAAACTGCCTATGAATTCGACCAACGTTGGGCCCAGGTTACCGGCGGTGTGGACGCGGTGGAACGGCGGTTGGGCCGAAAGCCGCGGATAATGGTCGCCAAAATGGGCCAAGACGGTCACGATCGCGGAGCCAATGTAATCGCATCGGCCTTTGCCGATATGGGTTTTGAAGTTGTCTCAGGCCCCTTGTTCCAAACACCCGAAGAAACGCGAGATATGGCGCTGCGCAAGGACGTGGATGTGGTCGGCGCATCTAGCCTCGCCGCGGGCCACAAAACGTTGATCCCAGAACTCATCCGCTTACTAAAAGAAGCGGGTCGCGGCGACATCAAAGTTACTGCGGGCGGCGTTATCCCTCCGCAAGATTACGACTTCCTGCGCGAAGCAGGCGTACAGGGGATTTACGGTCCCGGATCAAACGTGGTCGAATGCGCGGCGGATATTCTGACGCTGTTGGGGCACAATATGCCGCCGCTTGGTGAAGGGCTTGATGAGGCAGCCGAGTAG